In a genomic window of Weissella tructae:
- a CDS encoding acetyl-CoA carboxylase carboxyltransferase subunit beta, with protein sequence MLDFLKRSKKVAKVTRNTDLYDQMPAHLFVDCPYCKTRLYEKQLGTHKVCPECQYGFRLNAFERIEQVTDTFTEMDAHVTGPVVDFPGYSEKRQQVQQKTGLQEAVVTGIGTIKQTEFALGVMDTHFIMGSLGQGVGEKITRLFEYATEHELPVVLFTASGGARMQEGILSLMQMAKISGAINNHARAGLFYLVVLTDPTMGGVTASFAMDGDVILAEPHAMVGFAGRRVIEQTMHETLPVDFQRAEMLRADGHIDEVIAREQLPDVISRLITLHQPSEGMKR encoded by the coding sequence ATGTTAGATTTCCTCAAGCGTTCAAAGAAAGTTGCTAAGGTAACACGTAATACCGACTTATATGATCAGATGCCAGCGCATTTGTTTGTGGATTGTCCGTACTGTAAGACGCGCTTATACGAAAAACAATTAGGGACACATAAAGTCTGTCCAGAATGCCAATATGGTTTTCGTTTAAATGCGTTTGAACGGATTGAACAAGTGACGGATACCTTTACTGAGATGGATGCACATGTGACCGGACCAGTGGTGGATTTTCCTGGGTACAGTGAGAAACGTCAGCAAGTCCAACAAAAGACTGGCCTACAAGAAGCGGTGGTCACGGGGATTGGTACAATCAAGCAAACAGAATTTGCGCTAGGCGTGATGGATACGCATTTTATTATGGGGTCACTCGGCCAAGGCGTAGGTGAAAAGATTACACGTCTATTTGAATATGCGACGGAACACGAGTTACCTGTTGTCTTGTTTACGGCATCAGGAGGTGCACGTATGCAGGAGGGTATCTTATCACTGATGCAGATGGCAAAAATTTCAGGTGCAATCAATAACCATGCCCGCGCAGGTCTATTCTACCTAGTGGTCTTAACTGACCCAACGATGGGTGGCGTAACGGCTTCATTTGCGATGGATGGGGATGTTATCTTGGCTGAACCACATGCAATGGTTGGTTTTGCAGGTCGTCGTGTGATTGAACAAACGATGCATGAGACCTTACCAGTTGATTTCCAACGCGCTGAAATGTTGCGGGCTGACGGACATATTGATGAGGTGATTGCCCGTGAGCAGTTACCAGATGTCATAAGTCGATTAATTACATTACATCAACCGTCGGAGGGCATGAAACGATGA
- a CDS encoding acetyl-CoA carboxylase biotin carboxylase subunit: MFKKVLVANRGEIAVRIIRTLKEMGIASVAIYSTADEHALHVQLADEAVAVGGPQPQDSYLNMQNILSAALMTGSEAIHPGYGFLAENELFAEMVTSVGIKWIGPSAEVIALMGNKANARAAMQDAQVPVIPGSTGTVATPADAQAIAAEIGYPVLLKAAAGGGGKGIRVVQTADALTDAFLAGQREAQAAFGDGSMYVEKVLTNVRHIEMQVCRDQAGQAVYFPERNCSLQRHKQKLIEESPATGITTDMRQELGQIALNAVEAIDYENTGTLEFLQDDTGAFYFLEMNTRIQVEHPVTELVTGVDLIRLQIEVAAGQALPMTQDDIQVHGHAIEVRINAEQPEKGFRPSAGPIDTLYLPTGGPNVRFDTALYPGDKVQPYYDAMVLKVLAWAPTRELALIRMRRLLDEVTIGGLQTNVAFQRWLLDDPKVQTGQFNIAYVEADVMPRWQATLTS, translated from the coding sequence ATGTTTAAGAAAGTGTTGGTTGCGAACCGTGGAGAGATTGCAGTCCGCATTATTCGAACATTAAAAGAAATGGGTATTGCATCAGTTGCGATTTACTCAACGGCAGATGAACATGCTTTGCATGTGCAATTAGCGGATGAAGCCGTGGCAGTGGGTGGACCACAACCACAAGATAGTTACTTGAATATGCAAAATATTCTAAGTGCGGCGTTAATGACCGGATCTGAAGCCATTCATCCAGGTTATGGTTTTTTGGCCGAGAATGAATTGTTTGCGGAGATGGTCACATCAGTTGGTATTAAGTGGATTGGGCCTTCCGCAGAAGTGATTGCCTTAATGGGTAATAAAGCGAATGCTCGTGCAGCGATGCAAGATGCACAGGTGCCGGTTATTCCAGGTTCAACGGGAACAGTCGCAACCCCCGCTGATGCACAAGCAATTGCGGCAGAGATTGGGTACCCAGTCTTACTAAAAGCCGCTGCTGGTGGTGGTGGAAAAGGGATTCGCGTTGTGCAGACCGCAGACGCATTAACGGATGCCTTTTTAGCGGGTCAACGTGAAGCACAAGCCGCCTTTGGTGACGGCAGTATGTATGTTGAAAAAGTACTTACAAATGTCCGTCACATCGAAATGCAGGTGTGTCGTGATCAAGCTGGGCAGGCAGTCTATTTCCCAGAACGTAATTGTTCTTTGCAACGGCATAAGCAAAAGTTGATTGAAGAATCACCAGCAACGGGGATTACAACTGATATGAGACAGGAATTAGGACAAATTGCCCTAAATGCTGTTGAAGCGATTGACTATGAGAATACGGGAACATTAGAGTTCTTACAAGACGACACAGGCGCCTTCTATTTTTTGGAGATGAATACGCGTATTCAAGTCGAACACCCGGTAACTGAGTTAGTAACAGGGGTTGATTTGATTCGACTACAGATAGAAGTAGCCGCCGGCCAAGCCCTACCTATGACACAAGATGATATTCAAGTGCATGGGCATGCGATTGAAGTCCGAATCAATGCGGAACAACCTGAAAAAGGCTTTCGTCCCAGTGCTGGACCAATTGATACCTTGTATTTACCTACAGGGGGACCAAATGTTCGTTTTGATACCGCCCTGTATCCAGGTGATAAGGTGCAACCTTATTATGATGCGATGGTCCTTAAAGTATTAGCATGGGCACCAACACGCGAGTTAGCATTAATTCGTATGCGTCGTCTGTTGGACGAAGTCACGATTGGTGGCCTACAAACAAATGTTGCCTTTCAACGTTGGCTATTAGATGATCCCAAAGTACAGACGGGACAGTTTAACATTGCGTATGTGGAAGCAGACGTGATGCCGCGTTGGCAAGCAACTTTAACCTCATAA
- the fabZ gene encoding 3-hydroxyacyl-ACP dehydratase FabZ encodes MMSLDVQEIQEILPHRYPFLMVDRVTDLVPGEKAVALKNVSMNEEVFQGHFPGNPTFPGVMMLEALAQTGAIAILSLPEFAGKTAYLGGISKARFRQRVVPGDQLTLEVTLTRMRGTVGEGKGIVSVNGKKATTADLTFVIGE; translated from the coding sequence ATGATGAGTTTAGATGTACAAGAAATTCAAGAAATTTTACCACACCGCTATCCATTCTTAATGGTTGATCGTGTGACAGACCTAGTCCCCGGGGAAAAAGCCGTGGCACTAAAGAATGTGTCTATGAATGAAGAAGTCTTTCAAGGGCATTTTCCGGGAAATCCAACTTTTCCTGGTGTGATGATGTTAGAAGCTCTTGCGCAAACAGGTGCAATTGCGATTCTTTCATTGCCTGAATTTGCGGGTAAGACCGCTTATCTAGGTGGGATTAGTAAGGCCCGCTTCCGTCAACGTGTTGTACCAGGGGATCAATTGACATTAGAAGTGACCCTAACACGTATGCGCGGTACAGTTGGTGAAGGTAAAGGGATTGTATCAGTGAATGGTAAGAAAGCCACAACCGCTGACCTAACCTTTGTGATTGGAGAATAA
- a CDS encoding acetyl-CoA carboxylase biotin carboxyl carrier protein, whose amino-acid sequence MELTLTDVERLMQQFEASELRELHLESAPVVLTLSKNEWHHQAMPTPAPVEQGPTGDTVSAMPMTGDAVTVAESATDTDAIKAELVGTVHLQASPEAEPFVQVGQKIKAGDQVAIIEAMKLMTPVISPVSGIIQTISVANNDVVAYDDVLFEVTPMEG is encoded by the coding sequence ATGGAATTGACATTAACTGACGTCGAACGCTTGATGCAACAATTTGAAGCAAGTGAACTACGTGAATTGCATTTGGAATCAGCGCCCGTTGTTTTAACGCTGAGTAAGAATGAATGGCATCACCAAGCAATGCCAACACCTGCACCAGTGGAACAAGGACCTACTGGAGACACAGTTTCGGCTATGCCTATGACTGGGGATGCAGTGACTGTGGCAGAGAGTGCGACTGATACTGACGCTATTAAAGCCGAGTTAGTCGGCACAGTGCATTTGCAGGCTAGTCCAGAAGCAGAACCTTTTGTTCAAGTGGGACAAAAAATTAAAGCCGGTGATCAGGTCGCCATTATTGAGGCGATGAAATTGATGACGCCCGTGATTAGCCCAGTCAGTGGAATCATTCAAACAATTAGTGTCGCAAATAATGATGTTGTCGCATATGATGATGTGTTATTTGAAGTGACACCTATGGAGGGATAA
- the fabF gene encoding beta-ketoacyl-ACP synthase II, which translates to MTRVVVTGMGALTPLGHTTTDYLENLFNGISGLAPITKFDASETGITVAGEVKDFDPSERVGKREARKMDVFAQYGIHATGEALEQAQLDLTDDAIDARRVGVIMGNGIGGLTTIEDQVIKLHDKGPARVSPLFVPNAIPNMLSGNISIRYGAQGVNYVLSTACASATNAIGEAFWRIKDGRADVMITGGAEATVNAMGISGFAALTALSTSTDPAASSRPFDANRDGFVMGEGAGTLILESLEHAQARGAHILAEIVGYGANSDAFHLTSPTPDGSGPAEAMQLALADANVPAQAIDYMNAHGTGTHANDLAESNALVRVFGPQGVAVSSTKGMTGHLLGAAGAIEAIAAIGSLLRGQYPANVGLTTKDPEINDIDLITETQDAPDVQYTMSANYGFGGHNAALVFKKWEA; encoded by the coding sequence ATGACACGAGTTGTTGTGACGGGAATGGGGGCATTAACCCCCTTAGGACATACAACTACTGACTATTTGGAAAATCTTTTCAATGGGATTAGTGGTTTAGCGCCAATTACAAAATTTGATGCAAGTGAAACAGGGATTACGGTCGCTGGTGAAGTCAAAGACTTTGATCCAAGTGAACGGGTTGGTAAACGTGAAGCGCGTAAAATGGACGTCTTTGCCCAATACGGTATTCATGCGACAGGTGAAGCCTTAGAACAAGCCCAATTAGATTTAACTGATGATGCCATTGATGCACGTCGTGTGGGTGTGATTATGGGAAATGGTATTGGTGGACTAACGACCATCGAAGACCAAGTCATTAAATTACATGATAAGGGGCCAGCCCGTGTGAGTCCGTTATTCGTGCCAAATGCGATTCCAAATATGCTATCGGGTAATATTTCGATTCGTTATGGGGCACAAGGTGTGAATTATGTCTTATCAACGGCTTGTGCATCCGCAACAAATGCCATCGGTGAAGCCTTTTGGCGTATAAAAGATGGGCGTGCCGATGTCATGATTACTGGTGGCGCAGAAGCAACGGTGAATGCGATGGGGATTTCAGGTTTCGCGGCACTAACTGCTTTATCAACCAGTACTGACCCAGCAGCGTCATCACGTCCTTTTGATGCCAATCGAGATGGTTTCGTGATGGGTGAAGGAGCGGGAACGTTAATCTTAGAATCGTTAGAACATGCGCAAGCCCGTGGTGCCCATATCTTAGCGGAAATCGTTGGATACGGGGCGAATTCAGATGCCTTTCATCTAACGAGTCCAACACCAGATGGTTCAGGACCAGCGGAAGCGATGCAATTAGCATTGGCTGATGCTAATGTACCTGCCCAAGCGATTGATTATATGAATGCACACGGTACAGGGACACATGCGAATGATTTGGCTGAATCAAATGCCTTGGTCCGAGTCTTTGGCCCACAAGGTGTCGCTGTATCTTCAACAAAGGGGATGACGGGACATCTATTGGGTGCTGCCGGTGCCATTGAAGCCATTGCAGCGATTGGGAGTTTATTGCGTGGTCAATATCCAGCTAATGTTGGTTTGACGACGAAAGACCCAGAAATCAATGATATTGATTTGATTACGGAAACCCAAGATGCACCAGATGTGCAATATACGATGTCTGCGAATTATGGCTTTGGTGGCCATAATGCCGCTTTGGTCTTTAAAAAATGGGAGGCTTAA
- the fabG gene encoding 3-oxoacyl-ACP reductase FabG, with protein MQIADKTVLVTGSTRGIGLAIAQRLSQAGARIILHGRQMPSATLLSQFPENTLVMTGDISDATQMQNAIDDLYANDVTIDILVNNAGIVADGLMVRLPTDAIDRVIDTNLKGTFYVTQPIFKKMMRQRTGVIINMASVVGQMGNVGQANYAAAKAGMIGFTKSLAREGAMRGIRVNAIAPGMIVSDMTDALPDAQKETLLAEIPLKRFGTTTEIAQATQFLIENDYMTGQTITIDGGLHI; from the coding sequence ATGCAGATAGCTGATAAGACCGTCTTGGTGACGGGATCAACACGTGGTATTGGTTTAGCCATTGCCCAACGTCTTAGCCAAGCCGGGGCGCGAATTATTTTGCATGGCCGTCAGATGCCGAGCGCAACTTTACTCAGTCAATTTCCAGAAAACACGTTGGTTATGACGGGTGATATTTCTGACGCAACGCAAATGCAAAATGCGATTGATGATTTATATGCCAACGATGTCACCATTGATATCTTGGTGAATAATGCGGGGATTGTTGCGGACGGATTAATGGTCCGTTTACCAACAGATGCCATCGATCGTGTCATTGATACGAATCTAAAGGGAACATTCTATGTTACCCAACCGATTTTTAAGAAAATGATGCGCCAACGTACAGGAGTCATTATTAATATGGCCTCGGTAGTTGGACAAATGGGTAATGTGGGACAAGCAAATTATGCGGCAGCGAAAGCGGGGATGATTGGTTTCACTAAGTCGCTTGCCCGTGAAGGTGCGATGCGTGGTATTCGTGTGAATGCCATTGCGCCGGGGATGATTGTCTCTGATATGACGGATGCTTTGCCGGACGCCCAAAAAGAAACGTTATTGGCTGAAATTCCATTGAAGCGTTTTGGGACAACAACGGAAATTGCACAAGCAACCCAATTTTTAATTGAAAATGATTATATGACCGGACAAACAATCACGATTGATGGTGGATTACACATCTAA
- a CDS encoding ACP S-malonyltransferase, with amino-acid sequence MKTAILLGGQGAAMPTLGIDLYEHEAAYRAVIDRASAVLGYDLYATVLKDEAKLQETAYAQPAIFAHEMGIYAVVSEYIPEPVALLGLSLGEYTALTLGGVFDFTDALRLLQKRGRYMQIASDAQATTMVAVLGKEQDIILAAIKKMQADDVAVYLANHNTRKQIVVGGTVASLKIFTDYVVTQTKVRCVPLSVAGAFHTPFMGDAALALRDELHSVPKAKGTIPVYSNTTTQPFGQDIATTLTTQMTTPTFFADAFMHLTADTVPERVIEIGADGTLLKFAQQMNTDLQGISLFDLATVQAFKEQAHADS; translated from the coding sequence ATGAAAACAGCAATCTTGTTAGGTGGCCAAGGTGCGGCGATGCCGACATTGGGAATTGACCTATATGAACATGAAGCTGCGTATCGCGCAGTGATTGATCGTGCGAGTGCCGTGTTAGGTTACGATCTGTATGCAACGGTCTTAAAAGACGAAGCAAAGTTACAAGAGACGGCCTATGCACAGCCAGCGATTTTTGCCCATGAAATGGGGATTTATGCCGTGGTGTCTGAATACATCCCCGAACCAGTTGCATTATTAGGCTTGAGTCTTGGAGAGTATACAGCCTTAACACTAGGTGGGGTCTTTGACTTTACAGATGCACTACGTTTATTGCAAAAGCGCGGACGTTACATGCAAATTGCAAGTGATGCGCAAGCAACGACGATGGTCGCTGTCCTTGGAAAAGAACAAGACATCATTTTAGCAGCAATCAAAAAGATGCAAGCTGATGATGTGGCCGTGTATTTAGCCAATCATAATACGCGCAAGCAAATTGTGGTGGGCGGTACGGTTGCATCATTAAAAATCTTTACTGATTATGTCGTGACACAAACGAAGGTCCGTTGTGTGCCGTTATCTGTCGCCGGTGCCTTTCACACACCATTTATGGGTGATGCGGCCTTGGCCTTACGAGATGAATTACACAGTGTGCCAAAAGCAAAGGGAACCATCCCCGTGTATTCAAATACAACGACGCAACCATTTGGTCAAGATATTGCGACCACATTAACCACACAAATGACGACACCAACTTTCTTTGCGGATGCCTTTATGCACTTAACGGCAGATACAGTGCCAGAACGCGTCATTGAAATTGGTGCGGATGGGACATTATTGAAATTCGCCCAACAAATGAATACGGATCTACAGGGCATCTCATTATTTGATTTAGCCACTGTACAAGCCTTTAAGGAGCAAGCACATGCAGATAGCTGA
- a CDS encoding DUF561 domain-containing protein, which produces MQVELDNPLFQKLGMRYPIIQGGMAWAGTGRLAGAVSEAGGLGIIGTGYWRAEQVRAEIHRAREVTDRPFGVNVMLMSRHIREVFDVVIEEGVQVVATGAGDPSPFLEELHEHGIIVMPVVPSVGLARMMEKKGVDAVVAEGAESGGHIGSLSTMTLVPQVVDAVNIPVIAAGGIADGRGAAAAVALGASGIQMGTRFLASEESEIHETFKNAVLKANDIDTVVTGELLGNRARVLKTKMAKRFIKQERFEMSKPKPDAQAIEDLENGSLRRAVIDGNKDEGAFMAGQISGMIQTIKPVSAILADTWSEASVILTKYQLKDKT; this is translated from the coding sequence ATGCAAGTAGAACTAGACAATCCGTTATTTCAAAAATTAGGCATGCGTTATCCCATCATTCAAGGCGGAATGGCCTGGGCAGGAACTGGTCGTTTGGCTGGTGCTGTTTCTGAAGCGGGTGGTTTAGGCATTATTGGTACGGGATACTGGCGTGCTGAACAAGTACGTGCCGAAATTCATCGCGCACGTGAAGTGACTGATCGCCCATTCGGTGTGAACGTGATGCTGATGTCCCGCCATATTCGCGAAGTATTTGACGTCGTGATTGAAGAAGGTGTCCAAGTCGTTGCGACTGGGGCCGGGGATCCATCCCCCTTTTTGGAAGAGCTACATGAGCATGGCATCATCGTCATGCCGGTGGTACCGTCAGTTGGGTTAGCCCGCATGATGGAAAAGAAAGGTGTTGATGCAGTTGTGGCCGAAGGGGCTGAATCAGGTGGGCATATTGGTAGTCTATCAACTATGACACTTGTCCCACAGGTGGTGGATGCGGTCAATATTCCGGTCATTGCGGCTGGAGGGATTGCTGACGGTCGTGGTGCGGCAGCAGCAGTTGCTCTAGGTGCGAGTGGTATCCAGATGGGAACCCGTTTTTTGGCATCTGAAGAGTCTGAAATACACGAGACCTTTAAAAATGCGGTATTGAAAGCGAATGATATCGATACAGTTGTGACTGGTGAATTATTAGGTAATCGTGCCCGTGTGCTGAAAACAAAAATGGCAAAGCGTTTTATTAAGCAAGAGCGTTTTGAAATGTCAAAGCCTAAGCCAGATGCCCAAGCGATTGAAGACTTAGAAAATGGGTCACTTCGTCGTGCCGTAATTGACGGTAATAAAGATGAAGGTGCATTCATGGCCGGACAAATTTCTGGGATGATTCAGACCATTAAGCCCGTCAGTGCTATTTTGGCTGACACATGGTCTGAAGCAAGTGTTATTTTGACGAAGTATCAATTAAAGGATAAAACATGA
- a CDS encoding acyl carrier protein produces MTNDMIFNKVQAILMEQFDLEEAEVTLTTDMANDIDADSLDLFEVLNQVEDEFDIQLAVAENITTVESLVQKIAEELAANA; encoded by the coding sequence ATGACAAACGACATGATTTTTAACAAGGTACAAGCAATTTTGATGGAACAATTTGATTTGGAAGAAGCAGAAGTAACCCTAACAACAGATATGGCAAATGACATTGATGCAGATTCATTGGACCTATTTGAAGTGTTGAACCAAGTTGAAGATGAATTCGATATTCAATTAGCAGTTGCGGAAAACATCACAACGGTTGAAAGCCTAGTGCAAAAAATCGCTGAAGAATTAGCCGCTAACGCGTAA
- a CDS encoding beta-ketoacyl-ACP synthase III → MEKLTINATAQAVPERIVTNDELAQMMDTSDEWIQTRTGIEQRHVVTTETTTDLAVQVAEALLATTNWAATDLDFIIVATMSPDTLTPSVAAGVQGRIGATHAFALDVGAACAGFIYGLSMGTALLQSRYQKGIVIGAETLSRLVDWHDRRTAVLFGDGAAGVAISNVTGNGRVLAEHLVSFGEKGEYLTAGQVSTESPFTNVDPALPFTFQMDGRQVYNFATTQVPSAILSAVQKAHINLDDIDYFVCHQANARIIQSVAQKLDQPVEKFPMNVAMYGNTSAASVGILLNELQTTGRLKTGQTIVLAGFGGGLTVGAMVIRI, encoded by the coding sequence ATGGAAAAATTAACAATTAATGCGACTGCACAAGCTGTACCTGAACGTATTGTGACAAATGATGAATTAGCACAGATGATGGATACATCAGATGAATGGATTCAAACTCGAACAGGGATTGAGCAACGACATGTGGTCACAACTGAAACAACGACCGACTTAGCGGTGCAAGTAGCGGAAGCGTTACTTGCGACTACCAATTGGGCAGCAACTGATTTGGATTTTATTATCGTTGCGACTATGTCGCCGGATACATTAACGCCAAGTGTCGCTGCCGGGGTACAAGGACGTATTGGCGCAACTCATGCCTTTGCACTAGATGTTGGCGCTGCGTGTGCAGGCTTTATCTACGGTTTAAGCATGGGAACAGCTTTACTACAAAGTCGTTACCAAAAAGGTATTGTGATTGGTGCTGAAACCTTGAGCCGTTTAGTTGATTGGCATGATCGCCGCACAGCAGTATTGTTTGGTGATGGTGCTGCTGGGGTAGCTATTTCAAATGTAACAGGGAATGGCCGTGTGTTAGCGGAACATCTTGTGAGCTTTGGGGAGAAAGGCGAGTATCTGACTGCCGGTCAGGTATCAACTGAAAGCCCGTTCACAAATGTTGACCCGGCGTTACCATTTACATTCCAAATGGATGGTCGCCAAGTATATAATTTTGCGACGACACAAGTTCCAAGTGCCATCTTATCTGCGGTGCAAAAAGCGCACATCAACTTGGATGATATCGATTATTTCGTTTGCCATCAAGCAAATGCACGAATCATTCAAAGTGTTGCACAAAAATTAGATCAACCCGTAGAAAAATTTCCGATGAATGTGGCCATGTATGGTAATACAAGTGCTGCAAGTGTTGGGATTCTACTTAATGAATTACAAACAACTGGTCGCTTAAAGACCGGACAAACGATTGTCCTAGCCGGTTTTGGTGGTGGACTAACAGTAGGTGCGATGGTTATTCGCATCTAA
- a CDS encoding MarR family winged helix-turn-helix transcriptional regulator, translated as MVESERVAFEQMNKSLVDVFNNVMWIEEVYLQGSEFQDISLKEMHIIAAISMYEFPNATEIARLVHLKPSAMTTALDKLVKKGYVERQRSETDRREIKLGLTHRGRTVYRAHEAFHRDLTHSLTDSLSNDQTQVIGKAISQLEQHLQGLHATINE; from the coding sequence ATGGTGGAATCTGAGCGTGTCGCGTTTGAACAAATGAATAAGAGTTTGGTAGATGTCTTTAATAACGTGATGTGGATTGAAGAAGTATATCTTCAAGGATCAGAATTTCAAGATATTAGCTTGAAAGAAATGCATATTATTGCGGCGATTTCCATGTACGAATTTCCAAATGCAACAGAAATTGCGCGTTTGGTCCATTTGAAGCCAAGTGCGATGACAACAGCGTTGGATAAGTTAGTCAAAAAAGGCTACGTTGAGCGTCAACGTTCTGAAACAGACCGACGTGAAATCAAGCTAGGCTTAACACATCGTGGTCGTACCGTGTATCGTGCACATGAAGCATTTCATCGCGACCTAACACATTCATTGACGGATTCTCTTTCAAATGATCAAACACAAGTTATTGGTAAAGCAATTAGCCAACTTGAACAACACTTGCAAGGATTACACGCCACTATCAATGAATAG
- the fabZ gene encoding 3-hydroxyacyl-ACP dehydratase FabZ: MELQVQEIMDIIPNRYPILYIDRVLDMVPDESLVAIKNVTANEAFFANQRIMTMPSTLIIETMAQAASILILYSPTFAHKTAYMTGVNQADFHQPVKPGDVLHMTVKFGTIRENMGTVMVNVTVNGQLTTEAELMFVVSDQQR; the protein is encoded by the coding sequence ATGGAATTACAAGTCCAAGAGATTATGGACATCATTCCTAATCGATACCCAATTCTATATATTGACCGGGTACTCGATATGGTTCCGGACGAAAGTCTAGTTGCCATTAAGAATGTGACCGCTAATGAAGCGTTCTTTGCAAATCAACGTATCATGACAATGCCAAGTACATTGATCATCGAGACGATGGCACAAGCAGCGTCCATCTTGATTTTGTATTCGCCAACATTTGCCCATAAAACAGCCTATATGACTGGGGTGAATCAAGCAGACTTTCATCAGCCAGTAAAACCAGGTGATGTTCTCCATATGACCGTGAAATTTGGTACAATAAGAGAAAATATGGGTACCGTAATGGTAAACGTCACAGTTAATGGTCAATTAACAACGGAAGCAGAACTAATGTTTGTTGTTTCTGACCAACAAAGGTGA